One stretch of Actinopolymorpha sp. NPDC004070 DNA includes these proteins:
- the mraY gene encoding phospho-N-acetylmuramoyl-pentapeptide-transferase has translation MKAILLAGGVSLLISLLGTPVAIRMLAARGYGQIIRDDGPTSHHTKRGTPTMGGVVIIVAAVLGYVAAHLFVWRLPSASGALVLMLMVGLGLVGFLDDYLKVSRQRSLGLRAKTKLAGQTSVAVIFAILALQFPDERNVTPGSTFVSFIRDIRVPWLELGSIVFVLWVLFLIAATSNGVNLTDGLDGLATGASVMVFAAYTLICVWQFNQACFNQPAAKCYEVRDPYDLAVVAFAVTAACFGFLWWNASPAKIIMGDTGSLALGGGVAAMAVFTRTELLLIAIGGLFLIEVASVMLQTGFFKFTRWRTGTPRRIFRMAPIHHHFELKGWNEVTIVIRFWIICGICVAGAIGIFYAEWVSGA, from the coding sequence GTGAAGGCCATCCTCCTCGCCGGCGGGGTCTCACTACTGATCTCGCTGCTGGGCACTCCCGTCGCGATCCGGATGCTCGCCGCCCGGGGGTACGGCCAGATCATCCGTGACGACGGACCGACGTCGCACCACACCAAGCGGGGTACGCCCACGATGGGCGGCGTCGTGATCATCGTGGCGGCGGTGCTCGGCTACGTGGCCGCGCACCTGTTCGTCTGGCGGCTGCCGTCGGCGTCCGGCGCGCTGGTGCTGATGCTGATGGTCGGGCTCGGCCTGGTCGGGTTCCTGGACGACTACCTCAAGGTGTCCCGGCAGCGCAGCCTGGGGCTGCGGGCCAAGACCAAGCTGGCCGGGCAGACCTCGGTCGCGGTGATCTTCGCCATCCTGGCGCTGCAGTTCCCGGACGAGCGCAACGTCACGCCGGGCTCGACCTTTGTCTCGTTCATCCGCGACATCCGGGTCCCCTGGCTGGAGCTCGGCTCGATCGTCTTCGTTCTGTGGGTGCTCTTCCTGATCGCGGCGACGTCCAACGGGGTCAACCTCACCGACGGTCTGGACGGCCTGGCCACGGGCGCCTCGGTGATGGTGTTCGCGGCGTACACCCTGATCTGCGTCTGGCAGTTCAACCAGGCGTGCTTCAACCAGCCGGCCGCGAAGTGCTACGAGGTCCGTGATCCGTACGACCTGGCGGTAGTGGCGTTCGCCGTCACCGCGGCCTGTTTCGGCTTCTTATGGTGGAACGCCTCACCAGCCAAGATCATCATGGGCGACACCGGCTCGCTCGCGCTGGGCGGCGGGGTGGCCGCGATGGCGGTCTTCACCCGCACCGAGCTGCTGCTGATCGCCATCGGAGGCCTCTTCCTCATCGAGGTGGCCTCGGTGATGCTGCAGACCGGCTTCTTCAAGTTCACCCGATGGCGCACCGGCACCCCGCGCCGGATCTTCCGGATGGCACCGATCCACCACCACTTCGAGCTGAAGGGCTGGAACGAGGTCACCATCGTGATCCGGTTCTGGATCATCTGCGGAATCTGTGTGGCCGGCGCGATCGGGATCTTCTACGCCGAGTGGGTGTCCGGAGCATGA
- the murD gene encoding UDP-N-acetylmuramoyl-L-alanine--D-glutamate ligase, which produces MSETDARNAQHAGPEWLDTADRHSPWPQLSALVTGIGVSGYSAAAGLLGVGARVAVVDERDGDAERERATILETLGADVRLGPGSTDAMPGSFPGQLPDVVVTSPGWRPDAPILAQAAAAGVPILGEVDLALRLRDPEHVAPWLTLTGTNGKTTTVGMLASILSAAGLRTAAVGNIGAPVVDAVLDPEPYDVLAVELSSFQLHWSRRLWPRAAAVLNVAPDHLDWHGTLDRYAADKGKIFEGCEIACVYNVADAATEELVRAADVVEGCRAIGFTAGIPAAGMLGVVDGVLADRAFVEQRRTSAAELCNVRDLPSSAPHNVANALAAAALARAHGVPPGAVKAGLTNFTLEPHRIQRVADVDGIPYVDDSKATNAHAALASLLSYDSVVWVAGGLAKGQDFDDLVQAVKDRLRAVVLLGRDRRLIFEALSRHAPEVPVVEVADGETEVMDRVVAHARHLARPGDTVLLAPGCASFDLFASYGARGDAFSAAARRLAGGAPHSS; this is translated from the coding sequence ATGAGCGAGACCGACGCCCGGAACGCACAGCACGCGGGGCCGGAGTGGCTGGACACCGCCGACCGGCATTCGCCCTGGCCGCAGCTGTCCGCGCTCGTCACCGGGATCGGCGTGTCCGGCTACTCCGCCGCCGCCGGCCTGCTGGGTGTGGGCGCGCGGGTGGCTGTGGTGGACGAGCGGGACGGCGACGCCGAGCGCGAGCGCGCGACGATCCTGGAGACCCTCGGCGCGGACGTCCGGCTCGGCCCGGGCTCGACCGACGCCATGCCCGGCTCCTTCCCGGGGCAACTGCCCGACGTCGTGGTCACCTCGCCTGGCTGGCGGCCCGACGCCCCGATCCTGGCCCAGGCGGCCGCCGCCGGCGTCCCGATCCTCGGCGAGGTCGACCTCGCCCTGCGGCTGCGCGACCCCGAACACGTCGCGCCCTGGCTCACTCTCACCGGCACCAACGGCAAGACGACCACGGTCGGGATGCTGGCCTCGATCCTGTCCGCCGCCGGGTTGCGGACCGCGGCGGTCGGCAACATCGGCGCCCCGGTCGTGGACGCCGTCCTCGACCCCGAGCCGTACGACGTCCTCGCCGTCGAGCTGTCCAGCTTTCAGCTGCACTGGTCGCGCCGGCTGTGGCCGCGGGCCGCGGCCGTGCTGAACGTCGCGCCCGACCACCTCGACTGGCACGGCACTCTGGACCGCTACGCCGCCGACAAGGGCAAGATCTTCGAGGGTTGCGAGATCGCCTGCGTCTACAACGTCGCCGACGCCGCCACCGAGGAGCTCGTCCGGGCGGCCGACGTCGTGGAGGGCTGCCGGGCGATCGGCTTCACCGCCGGCATCCCGGCCGCCGGGATGCTCGGCGTGGTCGACGGGGTGCTCGCCGACCGGGCCTTCGTCGAGCAGCGCCGCACCTCCGCCGCCGAACTGTGCAACGTCCGCGACCTTCCCTCGTCGGCGCCGCACAACGTCGCCAACGCGCTGGCCGCGGCGGCGCTGGCCCGCGCGCACGGCGTCCCTCCGGGCGCGGTCAAGGCGGGTCTCACCAACTTCACGTTGGAGCCGCACCGCATCCAGCGGGTGGCGGACGTCGACGGCATCCCCTACGTCGACGACTCCAAGGCCACCAACGCGCACGCCGCGCTGGCCTCGCTGCTGTCGTACGACTCGGTGGTCTGGGTCGCGGGCGGTCTCGCCAAGGGCCAGGATTTCGACGACCTGGTACAAGCGGTGAAGGACCGGCTGCGGGCTGTCGTGCTCCTCGGCCGCGACCGGAGACTGATCTTCGAGGCACTGTCGCGACACGCGCCCGAGGTCCCCGTCGTGGAGGTCGCCGACGGCGAGACTGAGGTCATGGATCGCGTCGTGGCGCACGCGCGGCACCTGGCCCGGCCAGGCGACACCGTGCTCCTCGCGCCCGGCTGCGCGTCCTTCGACCTCTTCGCGAGCTACGGCGCGCGCGGCGACGCGTTCAGCGCGGCGGCGCGGCGGCTCGCCGGAGGTGCACCGCACAGCAGCTGA
- the murG gene encoding undecaprenyldiphospho-muramoylpentapeptide beta-N-acetylglucosaminyltransferase has protein sequence MHVVLAGGGSAGHISPALALAAALRRTDPEVGLTFLGTEEGLEARLIPAAGYDLALIPRVPLPRELTPRLLTVPGRLAGAVRASAAVLERTGAQVVVGLGGYVAMPAYLAARRMKLPVVVHEQNARPGIANRFAARFVTSEVAVSFPATPLRHAKFVGLPIRREIAALDRFALRAEARAAFGLDPDRPTLLVTGGSQGAQRINQAVSQAAPALAAAGVQVLHATGSRNTVEMPPASPGDPPYVVVSYIERMDLAYAAADLAVGRAGANTVTELAAVGLPAVFVPYAVGNGEQRLNAQPVVDAGGGLLVDDAALTPDWVREHVVGLATDPARLTAMAKVAQDLMPADADERLAEMVRAAAAGSQGSTGKNAGKVGR, from the coding sequence GTGCACGTCGTTCTCGCCGGCGGTGGTAGCGCCGGCCACATCAGTCCGGCACTCGCCCTCGCCGCGGCGCTCCGGCGTACCGACCCCGAGGTGGGTCTCACGTTTCTCGGTACGGAGGAGGGCCTGGAGGCGCGGCTGATCCCGGCCGCGGGATACGACCTGGCGCTCATTCCCCGGGTGCCGCTGCCCCGGGAGCTGACCCCGCGGCTGCTCACTGTGCCCGGCCGGCTGGCCGGCGCCGTGCGGGCCTCGGCCGCGGTGCTCGAACGCACCGGCGCGCAGGTGGTGGTCGGCCTCGGCGGCTACGTCGCCATGCCCGCCTACCTCGCCGCCCGCCGGATGAAGTTGCCGGTCGTGGTGCACGAACAGAACGCCCGCCCGGGGATCGCCAACCGGTTCGCGGCCCGTTTCGTCACCTCCGAGGTGGCGGTGAGCTTCCCGGCGACGCCGCTGCGGCACGCGAAGTTCGTCGGGCTGCCGATCCGGCGGGAGATCGCCGCCCTGGACCGGTTCGCGCTACGGGCCGAGGCCCGGGCGGCGTTCGGGCTGGATCCCGACCGCCCGACGCTGCTGGTCACCGGCGGGTCCCAGGGCGCCCAGCGGATCAACCAGGCCGTCTCCCAGGCAGCGCCCGCGCTGGCCGCGGCCGGTGTCCAGGTGCTGCACGCCACCGGGTCGCGCAACACGGTCGAGATGCCCCCGGCGAGCCCGGGCGACCCGCCGTACGTCGTGGTGTCGTACATCGAGCGGATGGACCTGGCCTATGCTGCGGCCGACCTCGCGGTCGGCCGGGCCGGTGCCAACACCGTGACCGAGCTCGCCGCGGTCGGGCTGCCCGCCGTCTTCGTCCCGTACGCGGTCGGCAACGGCGAGCAGCGACTGAACGCACAGCCCGTGGTGGATGCCGGCGGCGGCCTGCTCGTCGACGACGCCGCCCTCACTCCCGACTGGGTGCGCGAGCACGTGGTCGGGCTCGCGACAGACCCCGCCCGGCTGACCGCGATGGCCAAGGTCGCCCAGGACCTCATGCCGGCCGACGCCGACGAACGGCTGGCCGAGATGGTCCGGGCGGCGGCCGCGGGTTCGCAGGGCAGTACCGGAAAGAATGCCGGAAAGGTTGGCCGATGA
- the ftsW gene encoding putative lipid II flippase FtsW produces MTTAEETGDAGAERRSSWLADLRGLLDRPLTSYHLIVGVSGLLLTLGIAMVLSASSYDSLENYGNSYTMALRQLMWVAGGIPVAFVATRLPLRLLRAFTYPMMIVAFVLLALTFTPMGVEVNGNRNWLSFGGPFMLQPSEAAKLALVLWGADVLARKEKLLQHWKHLVIPFVPGAGLVLALVLGQRDLGTSLVLFSLVLVLLFVVGTPMRYFAMFVAVVGVLVTYLAITSAYRMRRLVSFLDPFADYSNTGWQAAHSLFGLGTGGWWGVGIGNSREKWGWLPEAHTDFIYAVIGEELGLVGTLVVLGMFLTLAYVGIRVALRTEDTFTRLATAGIVGWITAQALVNMGAVLGLLPITGIPLPLVSYGGSAMLPTLFALGLLVSFARREPAARAALEERATNRAASRAAARARRKSSARHDEG; encoded by the coding sequence GTGACCACTGCCGAGGAGACCGGGGACGCAGGGGCGGAACGCCGGTCGAGCTGGCTGGCCGACCTGCGCGGACTGCTGGACCGGCCGCTGACGTCGTACCACCTGATCGTCGGGGTGAGCGGGCTGCTGCTGACCCTCGGCATCGCGATGGTCCTGTCGGCGTCCAGCTACGACTCGCTGGAAAACTACGGCAACTCCTACACGATGGCCCTGCGCCAGCTGATGTGGGTGGCCGGCGGCATCCCGGTCGCCTTCGTCGCCACCCGGCTGCCGCTGCGGCTGCTGCGGGCGTTCACCTACCCCATGATGATCGTGGCGTTCGTCCTGCTGGCGCTGACCTTCACCCCGATGGGCGTCGAAGTCAACGGCAACCGCAACTGGCTGTCGTTCGGCGGGCCGTTCATGCTGCAGCCCAGCGAGGCGGCCAAGCTCGCGCTGGTGCTGTGGGGCGCGGACGTGCTGGCCCGCAAGGAGAAGCTGCTCCAGCACTGGAAACACCTGGTCATCCCTTTCGTGCCCGGGGCGGGGCTGGTGCTCGCCCTGGTGCTCGGCCAGCGCGACCTCGGCACGTCACTGGTGCTGTTCTCGCTGGTCCTGGTGCTGTTGTTCGTGGTGGGCACCCCGATGCGCTACTTCGCGATGTTCGTCGCCGTCGTGGGCGTGCTGGTCACCTACCTCGCCATCACCAGCGCCTACCGCATGCGCCGGCTGGTGAGCTTCCTGGACCCCTTCGCCGACTACAGCAACACCGGCTGGCAGGCCGCGCACTCGCTGTTCGGGCTCGGCACCGGAGGGTGGTGGGGCGTCGGAATCGGCAACAGCCGGGAGAAATGGGGCTGGCTGCCCGAAGCCCACACCGACTTCATCTACGCCGTGATCGGGGAGGAACTCGGCCTGGTGGGCACCCTGGTGGTGCTCGGGATGTTCCTCACCCTCGCCTATGTCGGCATCAGGGTCGCCCTGCGCACCGAGGACACCTTCACCCGGCTCGCCACCGCCGGGATCGTGGGCTGGATCACCGCCCAGGCACTGGTCAACATGGGCGCGGTCCTGGGTCTGCTACCCATCACCGGGATACCCCTGCCGCTGGTGTCATACGGTGGGTCCGCCATGCTTCCGACTCTGTTCGCCCTCGGGCTTCTCGTGTCGTTCGCACGGCGTGAGCCGGCCGCTCGCGCCGCGCTCGAGGAGCGTGCCACCAACCGGGCGGCGTCCAGGGCAGCCGCGCGGGCCCGGCGGAAGAGTTCGGCCCGCCACGACGAAGGGTGA